Proteins encoded together in one Monomorium pharaonis isolate MP-MQ-018 chromosome 8, ASM1337386v2, whole genome shotgun sequence window:
- the LOC105838095 gene encoding GPI mannosyltransferase 3, whose translation MRLRRRLGLLSFLILWRLLSVFVVRTVHVPDEYWQSLEVAHRLAFGYGYLTWEWITMIRSYMYPFLISILYRALAVLSLDSVPLLTILPRVFQAILAAYADYAFYKWTKNIWMLSALLINWYWYYCATRTLINSVETACTIIALSMFPWKKFHVRSVKFLWIVSFLCMARPTTGIVWLPLCLYHISMSSEKKKLLSQYVLICSICIAISVLIDSYCYGTYVITPWKFFQLNVLGNVGSTYGTKNALWYIYSALPVLLELYFFPFLFSCYLILKCPDFFPRKELIMVGVIGWSIFVYSLLPHKEFRFILPLLPLLIYVSFSCLNRFKVMPSERRKVIALFVLSNVLPGLFFSTIYQCGTLPIIEILRDEITRANISTNTLILTPCHSTPLYSHLHVNTSIRFLTCEPNLNNAEDYVDEADQFFANSTVWLNDNYVNNEKVTLPTYVIVFDNIVNEISEFLRPYELIAKKYHTYFPERNYGENILLYKHV comes from the coding sequence ATGCGTCTGCGGAGAAGACTTGGATTGCTGTCATTTCTAATACTATGGCGATTACTCAGCGTTTTCGTGGTACGGACCGTTCATGTGCCGGACGAGTATTGGCAGTCGTTGGAGGTGGCCCATCGTTTAGCCTTTGGTTACGGATACCTCACGTGGGAATGGATAACGATGATCCGTAGTTATATGTATCCGTTTCTCATATCGATTCTTTATCGAGCGCTTGCCGTACTCTCGTTGGATAGCGTGCCACTGTTGACGATACTGCCTCGCGTTTTTCAAGCTATTCTCGCCGCCTATGCGGATTACGCATTTTACAAATGGACCAAGAACATATGGATGTTGAGCGCTCTGTTGATAAACTGGTACTGGTATTATTGTGCCACAAGAACACTGATAAATTCAGTGGAGACTGCCTGTACCATCATAGCGTTATCGATGTTCCCATGGAAGAAATTCCATGTGCGAAGCGTAAAGTTTTTGTGGATAGTAAGTTTTCTCTGTATGGCGAGACCTACTACTGGAATCGTGTGGCTTCCCTTGTGCTTGTATCACATTAGTATGAGttcagaaaagaaaaaattacttagtCAGTACGTGTTAATATGTTCCATTTGCATAGCAATTTCTGTATTAATAGACAGTTACTGTTACGGAACATATGTGATTACCCCATGGAAGTTTTTCCAGCTTAACGTGCTTGGAAACGTCGGGAGCACATACGGTACCAAAAACGCCTTATGGTACATCTATTCCGCTTTACCTGTACTCCTCGAACTGTACTTCTTTCCATTCTTGTTTTCTtgttacttaatattaaagtgTCCCGATTTTTTCCCTCGAAAAGAATTGATTATGGTGGGAGTAATTGGTTGGTCTATATTCGTCTATTCGTTACTACCTCATAAAGAATTTCGATTTATCTTACCCCTCTTGCCACTGTTAATATACGTAAGTTTCTCTTGTCTTAATCGTTTCAAAGTCATGCCTAGTGAGCGTCGAAAGGTCATAGCGTTGTTTGTATTGAGCAACGTCTTGCCCGGATTATTCTTTTCCACGATTTACCAATGTGGCACATTACCGATAATAGAGATCCTGCGAGACGAGATTACTCGTGCGAACATCTCAACAAACACACTGATTTTGACTCCGTGTCACAGCACTCCATTGTACAGTCATTTACACGTGAACACATCGATAAGGTTTTTAACATGCGAGCCTAATTTGAACAACGCCGAGGATTATGTAGACGAAGCGGATCAATTCTTCGCGAACTCGACAGTCTGGCTCAACGATAATTATGTTAACAATGAAAAAGTCACGTTACCGACTTATGTGATAGTATTTGATAACATAGTGAATgaaatttctgaattttta
- the LOC105832495 gene encoding zinc finger BED domain-containing protein 1 gives MESNKQTVPGSVPNGTATKPGTSDDAKNDIQMVLAKMMEEKHTYTYKKLVVPPSMRSIYWKFFGFPATDDGDILTKVKIVCILCKTQIAYNRNTSNLRMHLQNKHARELLELESSSLPSSRQVLSQDNKERKIQKKLLKAGLSPTKYIYTTNADGTVQIDGDIQFVTDPNISLSNMEDDITIGQPLRVMIKGGSGINGNGQNVAFLMSEENMTNQSVDVKTVSDAIAEFIVMDLQLPEIVEGRGFQRLVATLRSPCEIPSKNKLEEEIIPRIYDNFRDSVVNSLSCVATELALTIEEWRSNNDESFVTVSVYYQNNGEATLEYKVLSTLHAPQDWEEPQWGSVIDSLLLDWDLKVERITAAVVSISRADLITALNNRGLTVVPCLLYTLQVCAQTCFENPEVSQTLAKCRSLIGAVISHPTALASLTMQEQLSELEENTVLLDYPAVWMSTYTMLEQLLARRSMITSILEGIEGIDHEMFEISNEQWKIMEDIVNVLEPFKVTIMTLSEEKMPLISLLKPLLWQLVSSHLKVKESDSDIAKSFKESLSDMLCERYADYNVTLLLQIATTLDPRFKAMPYVTEEDKNIVSTPIKEMLTKLIQEESGDISIKSEDEAVPSKKTRVSGMEFLLGGLCTTKVGMPAEEKADLEIVQYQSEPSAPLHYCPLQWWSKVSAKCPNLAKLVSRYHCVPACCAPPSRIPPDVQIQYDTKRATLPPHLIDKLLFLHGNHTMQV, from the exons ATGGAGAGTAACAAGCAGACGGTGCCGGGGTCGGTGCCGAACGGCACGGCGACGAAGCCGGGCACGTCGGATGACGCCAAGAATGACATACAAATGGTACTGGCGAAAATGATGGAGGAAAAGCacacgtatacatataaaaaattggtgGTGCCGCCGTCGATGCGGAGTATTTACTGGAAGTTCTTTGGGTTTCCAGCCACCGATGACGGCGACATACTCACCAAGGTGAAGATCGTCTGCATACTGTGCAAGACGCAGATTGCCTACAACCGCAACACGAGCAATCTACGCATGCACCTGCAGAACAAGCATGCCCGCGAGCTCCTCGAGCTCGAGTCGTCCAGCCTGCCTTCTTCGAGACAGGTCCTGTCACAGGACAACAAGGAGCGCAAGATACAGAAGAAGCTGCTCAAGGCGGGCCTCAGCCCTACGAAATACATCTATACCACCAACGCGGACGGTACCGTTCAGATAGACGGTGACATACAGTTTGTTACAGATCCAAACATAAGTCTATCCAACATGGAGGATGACATCACCATCGGTCAGCCGTTGAGAGTGATGATCAAGGGTGGATCTGGTATTAACGGTAACGGCCAGAACGTAGCGTTCCTCATGTCCGAGGAGAACATGACGAATCAGTCGGTCGACGTGAAGACCGTGTCGGATGCGATAGCCGAGTTCATAGTGATGGATCTGCAGCTGCCCGAAATTGTAGAAGGACGTGGCTTTCAAAGACTAGTGGCGACCTTGCGCTCACCCTGCGAGATCCCCAGCAAGAATAAGTTAGAGGAGGAGATAATACCAAGGATATACGATAATTTCCGAGATTCGGTGGTTAACTCCCTGTCCTGTGTGGCCACCGAACTGGCACTGACGATCGAGGAGTGGCGGTCCAACAACGACGAGAGCTTCGTCACAGTGTCGGTTTATTATCAGAATAACGGAGAGGCTACTTTAGAATATAAGGTTTTAAGTACTCTTCACGCGCCGCAGGATTGGGAGGAGCCCCAATGGGGAAGCGTCATAGATTCTTTGTTACTCGACTGGGATCTTAAAGTCGAGAGAATAACAGCAGCTGTTGTTAGCATCTCGAGAGCGGACTTGATAACGGCACTGAATAACCGTGGTTTGACTGTAGTACCATGTTTGCTTTATACACTGCAAGTGTGTGCGCAGACTTGTTTCGAGAATCCTGAAGTATCTCAGACATTAGCCAAATGCAGATCACTCATCGGAGCTGTCATAAGTCATCCAACCGCGCTTGCATCATTGACTATGCAAGAACAATTGTCAGAG TTGGAGGAAAATACTGTATTGTTGGATTACCCTGCTGTATGGATGTCGACATATACAATGCTGGAACAATTGCTCGCACGTCGTAGTATGATTACATCCATACTGGAAGGCATCGAGGGTATAGATCACGAAATGTTTGAAATCTCCAATGAACAGTGGAAAATTATGGAGGACATCGTAAATGTTCTCGAACCATTCAAAGTTACCATCATGACATTAAGTGAGGAGAAAATGCCTCTGATATCCCTATTGAAACCATTACTTTGGCAACTTGTGTCGTCGCATCTCAAAGTAAAAGAATCGGACAGTGACATTGCCAAATCTTTTAAAGAGTCGTTGTCAGATATGTTATGCGAACGATATGCAGATTACAATGTCACACTGCTTCTACAAATCGCAACTACTTTGGATCCTAG ATTTAAAGCAATGCCATATGTCACTGAGGAAGATAAGAACATAGTTAGTACTCCTATAAAGGAAATGTTGACAAAGTTGATTCAGGAAGAATCTGGGGACATCTCTATAAAAAGTGAAGATGAAGCAGTACCAAGTAAAAAAACTAGAGTCTcag GTATGGAATTCTTACTTGGTGGCCTATGCACTACAAAGGTTGGTATGCCCGCGGAAGAAAAAGCGGATCTCGAGATTGTGCAATATCAATCGGAGCCCTCGGCACCTCTCCATTATTGTCCCCTGCAATGGTGGTCAAAAGTGTCCGCGAAATGCCCAAATCTGGCGAAGTTGGTGAGCAGATATCATTGTGTGCCTGCTTGTTGCGCACCACCTTCGCGCATCCCACCGGACGTACAAATTCAATACGATACAAAGCGAGCGACCTTGCCACCTCATTTAATTGACAAACTACTTTTCTTGCATGGTAATCATACTATGCAGGtatga